One window of Cohnella hashimotonis genomic DNA carries:
- a CDS encoding ParA family protein — translation MSKIIAIANQKGGVGKTTTAVNLGACLSTLGRKVLIVDIDAQGNTTSGVGINKADVEYCIYDILINEIHPKQAIVDTALPNLKLIPATIQLAGAEIELVPTISREVRLKKALAMVRNEFDYILIDCPPSLGILTINSLTASDSVIIPIQCEYYALEGLSQLLNTIRLVQKHLNTTLQIEGVLLTMFDARTNLGIQVIEEVKKYFQQKVYQTVIPRNVRLSEAPSHGQSIITYDPRSKGAEVYLELAKEVITYEQAAR, via the coding sequence TTGTCCAAAATTATTGCCATTGCCAATCAAAAGGGCGGTGTCGGCAAAACGACAACGGCTGTCAACCTAGGCGCCTGTCTGTCCACATTGGGACGTAAAGTGCTCATAGTGGACATCGACGCACAGGGCAATACGACAAGCGGTGTCGGCATAAATAAAGCCGATGTGGAATATTGCATCTATGATATCTTAATCAACGAGATCCACCCTAAACAGGCGATTGTGGATACGGCTCTGCCGAATCTGAAGCTCATTCCTGCGACGATTCAACTCGCAGGTGCCGAGATTGAGCTGGTGCCTACCATCTCCCGCGAAGTTCGCCTTAAGAAGGCGCTCGCTATGGTTCGCAATGAATTCGACTATATCCTGATCGACTGCCCGCCGTCATTGGGCATTCTGACGATCAACTCGCTTACAGCTTCCGATTCGGTCATCATTCCGATTCAATGCGAGTATTATGCGCTTGAAGGATTGAGTCAGCTGCTGAATACGATTCGCCTCGTACAGAAGCACCTGAACACCACACTTCAGATCGAAGGCGTACTGCTCACGATGTTCGATGCTCGTACGAATCTGGGCATCCAAGTTATCGAAGAAGTAAAAAAGTACTTTCAACAAAAAGTCTATCAGACGGTTATCCCGCGCAATGTTCGTCTCAGCGAGGCGCCATCGCACGGACAATCGATCATCACATACGATCCTAGATCCAAAGGGGCCGAGGTTTATCTCGAGCTGGCGAAGGAAGTGATTACGTATGAGCAAGCGGCTAGGTAA
- a CDS encoding DUF3343 domain-containing protein, producing MDPLLIAFDSTQQALRAEMLLEYAEVEIDIRPTPKEITAGCALSIEFPGEALEQVKEIIAEEKVEIRGLFRPSGSGYERID from the coding sequence ATGGATCCATTGTTGATCGCGTTCGACTCTACGCAGCAGGCACTTCGGGCCGAGATGCTGCTTGAATATGCGGAGGTAGAGATCGATATCCGGCCGACGCCGAAGGAGATCACGGCGGGTTGTGCGCTGTCGATCGAATTCCCCGGCGAGGCGCTGGAACAAGTCAAAGAAATCATCGCTGAAGAAAAGGTGGAGATCCGCGGCTTGTTCAGACCTTCAGGAAGCGGCTACGAACGAATCGACTAG
- a CDS encoding aminotransferase class V-fold PLP-dependent enzyme: MKEKPLIYLDNAATSWPKPPGVLEAMEKAMREAAANPGRGSHEMAVKASRVLFEGRKMLARLFKIANPNDIAFMLNTTHALNQSIQGLLKPGDHVVTTAMEHNSVRRPLEALKRKLGIHVTYVSVGADGVLNPNDVRQAITPATKLVAVTHSSNLLGTIAPVGDIGAVTRAAGVPLLVDAAQSAGVLEIDVEAMNIDLLAFPGHKGLMGPQGTGGLYIRPELDLEPLMHGGTGSRSESPEQPSTRPDRYEAGTPNTVGIAGLTEGVRYVLGETVERIHAKELSLTRELMTGLSVIPGVRILGPGPEIERTAIVAFTLEGVDPSEMAFLLDRQFGIAVRSGFHCTPLGHESAGTTETGAVRASPGYFTEHSDIVSLVEAVQEIGQTLRA; encoded by the coding sequence ATGAAAGAAAAGCCATTGATCTATCTGGACAATGCGGCGACCTCCTGGCCGAAGCCTCCCGGCGTACTGGAAGCCATGGAAAAGGCGATGCGCGAAGCCGCAGCAAATCCGGGCAGGGGCAGTCACGAGATGGCCGTGAAGGCAAGCAGGGTTCTCTTCGAAGGACGCAAGATGCTGGCACGTCTTTTCAAGATTGCGAACCCGAACGATATTGCCTTTATGCTCAATACGACACATGCACTCAATCAATCAATCCAAGGCTTGCTGAAGCCGGGGGATCACGTCGTAACGACGGCAATGGAGCACAACTCTGTCCGGCGCCCGCTTGAGGCATTGAAACGCAAGCTGGGTATTCATGTAACCTATGTATCGGTCGGCGCTGACGGTGTGTTGAATCCTAACGATGTCAGGCAAGCGATCACGCCGGCTACCAAGCTCGTGGCTGTCACACATAGCTCTAATCTTCTCGGAACGATAGCCCCCGTCGGCGACATCGGCGCCGTCACGCGAGCGGCCGGCGTACCGCTGCTTGTCGACGCGGCGCAAAGTGCGGGCGTGCTTGAGATCGATGTGGAAGCTATGAATATCGATCTGCTGGCCTTCCCGGGACATAAGGGACTCATGGGTCCACAGGGGACAGGAGGACTGTACATCCGACCTGAGCTGGATCTGGAACCCTTGATGCACGGAGGCACGGGGAGTCGCTCAGAATCGCCTGAGCAGCCTTCTACTAGGCCGGATAGATATGAGGCTGGCACGCCCAACACGGTCGGCATAGCAGGCCTTACGGAGGGCGTACGCTACGTCTTGGGAGAGACGGTGGAGCGGATACATGCCAAAGAGCTAAGTTTGACCCGGGAGCTTATGACAGGACTCTCGGTGATTCCAGGCGTGCGTATATTGGGTCCTGGTCCGGAGATTGAGCGAACGGCGATCGTCGCTTTTACGTTGGAGGGCGTCGATCCTTCCGAGATGGCATTCTTGTTGGACCGTCAGTTCGGCATCGCCGTCCGGTCCGGATTCCACTGCACGCCGCTCGGACATGAGAGCGCAGGGACAACGGAAACGGGAGCGGTAAGAGCCAGCCCGGGATATTTTACGGAGCATTCGGATATTGTATCGTTGGTAGAAGCCGTGCAAGAAATTGGACAAACGTTGCGGGCATAA
- a CDS encoding DUF951 domain-containing protein, which produces MERKEFGLGDIVQMKKPHPCGANEMEIIRMGMDIRIKCVKCKHSILLPRAKFEKSMKKMLQAAPREDTDVPEKETE; this is translated from the coding sequence ATGGAAAGGAAGGAATTCGGACTCGGCGACATCGTGCAGATGAAGAAGCCGCATCCCTGCGGCGCCAACGAGATGGAGATCATCCGCATGGGCATGGACATCCGCATCAAGTGCGTCAAGTGCAAGCACAGCATCCTTCTGCCTCGGGCGAAGTTCGAGAAAAGCATGAAAAAAATGCTTCAGGCAGCGCCGCGTGAAGATACGGATGTACCCGAGAAAGAGACGGAATAA
- the mnmE gene encoding tRNA uridine-5-carboxymethylaminomethyl(34) synthesis GTPase MnmE: MNEDTIAAIATALGEGSIAVVRVSGAEAIGKVAPLFKSKEDLREVESHTVHYGWIKDPDSGSVMDEVLVTVMKGPRSFTAEDVVEISTHGGIVAVQSVLELLLRSGIRMAEPGEFTKRAFLNGRIDLAQAEAVIDLIRSKSSKAFQVARKQAEGALSKRLVPLKEQLIELLAHVEVNIDYPEHDVAEVTGGVIRDHCGAVLRQVETLLKTAAEGKILREGIVTAIVGRPNAGKSSLLNALVKENRAIVTDIPGTTRDIVEESVTLSGIPLRLLDTAGIRETEDVVERIGVERSRGALGDADLILLVLSRSDALHEEERRLLEELKDRPTIVILNKSDLELRLEEEEVRSLYPSERIVSLSAKEGLGMEALERAVSKLFMSGGIESSDATYVSNVRHISLLHASARSLQDAIDGAEQGLPVDLIQIDIAAAWESLGEIVGDTASESLLDQIFSKFCLGK, from the coding sequence ATGAATGAAGATACAATAGCGGCAATAGCGACGGCGCTTGGAGAGGGAAGCATCGCCGTCGTACGCGTGAGCGGCGCAGAGGCGATCGGCAAGGTAGCGCCGCTCTTCAAGTCGAAGGAGGACTTGAGAGAGGTTGAGTCGCATACCGTGCATTACGGGTGGATCAAGGATCCGGATAGCGGCAGCGTGATGGACGAAGTGCTCGTCACCGTGATGAAGGGTCCGCGCTCATTCACGGCGGAGGATGTCGTGGAGATCAGCACCCACGGAGGGATCGTTGCCGTCCAGTCGGTGCTGGAGCTGCTGCTGCGGAGCGGGATTCGCATGGCCGAGCCTGGCGAATTCACGAAGCGAGCCTTCTTAAACGGCAGGATCGACCTGGCGCAGGCGGAGGCGGTCATCGACCTGATCCGGTCCAAGTCCTCGAAGGCGTTTCAGGTGGCGCGCAAGCAGGCGGAGGGAGCGCTATCGAAGCGCCTCGTGCCGCTGAAGGAACAATTGATCGAGCTGCTCGCGCATGTCGAAGTCAACATCGATTACCCGGAGCACGATGTCGCAGAGGTAACTGGCGGTGTCATCAGAGACCACTGCGGTGCTGTGCTTCGGCAGGTGGAGACGCTGCTGAAGACCGCCGCGGAGGGGAAAATTCTGCGGGAAGGCATCGTGACGGCGATTGTTGGCCGCCCGAATGCGGGCAAGTCGTCGCTGTTGAACGCGCTGGTGAAGGAGAATCGGGCGATTGTGACCGATATTCCCGGTACGACGCGAGACATCGTGGAAGAGTCGGTCACGCTGTCAGGCATTCCGCTGCGGCTGCTCGACACGGCAGGCATCCGGGAAACGGAAGACGTCGTCGAGCGGATCGGCGTAGAACGCTCGCGGGGCGCCCTCGGCGATGCCGACCTGATTCTGCTCGTGCTAAGCCGCAGCGATGCGCTTCACGAGGAGGAGAGGCGTTTGCTGGAGGAGCTGAAGGACCGTCCGACAATCGTAATTCTGAACAAGTCGGATCTGGAGCTTCGTCTGGAGGAGGAGGAGGTTCGCTCCCTTTATCCAAGCGAGCGAATCGTTTCTCTGTCAGCGAAGGAAGGCTTGGGGATGGAGGCACTGGAGCGAGCCGTCTCCAAGCTGTTTATGAGCGGAGGCATCGAGTCGTCGGATGCCACGTATGTTAGCAACGTTCGGCATATATCGTTGCTGCATGCATCGGCGCGTTCTCTGCAGGATGCCATCGACGGCGCGGAGCAAGGGTTGCCTGTGGACTTGATCCAGATCGATATTGCCGCGGCGTGGGAGTCGCTAGGGGAGATTGTCGGCGACACCGCATCGGAGTCGCTGCTCGATCAGATATTTTCAAAATTTTGTTTAGGAAAATAA
- a CDS encoding DUF4446 family protein — MDEDASLAALGGAGILIIILLIWVLILSIKLSKLARAQRRMIGETGVPQLEDVLMKVHDRMADVQAKQAVQEATMANQEKRLATLKGRVGVHRFNAFSDQGGEISFAVAIVNEEQDGVVLTGIHSREQTFLYAKPLSGGESSYPLTPEEKAAISQAARKE, encoded by the coding sequence ATGGACGAAGATGCAAGCTTGGCGGCGCTTGGCGGCGCCGGCATATTGATTATTATATTGTTGATCTGGGTCCTTATCTTAAGCATCAAACTGTCGAAGCTCGCACGGGCGCAACGGAGAATGATTGGCGAGACCGGCGTGCCGCAGCTCGAAGATGTTCTCATGAAGGTTCACGATCGAATGGCTGACGTGCAGGCCAAGCAAGCTGTGCAGGAAGCGACGATGGCGAATCAGGAAAAACGCCTGGCGACACTCAAGGGGCGCGTAGGCGTTCACCGTTTCAATGCATTCTCCGATCAAGGCGGAGAGATCAGCTTTGCGGTCGCGATCGTCAACGAAGAGCAGGATGGCGTCGTTCTGACGGGCATTCACAGCCGCGAGCAGACCTTCCTGTATGCGAAGCCGTTGTCCGGAGGAGAGTCGAGCTATCCTTTGACGCCGGAGGAGAAGGCCGCAATCAGTCAGGCAGCGCGTAAGGAATAG
- the yyaC gene encoding spore protease YyaC — MNGAWDKRAGYAAEATALSLKIPYNEPAVMQRLSERLTRELLHLPSDRQIVVVCVGTDRSTGDALGPLVGTTLARHAQGLFDLYGTLDEPVHAMNLSETLYKIMRNSKQPYVIAIDACLGQVASVGCIHLASGPVRPGAGVNKDLPPVGDIHMTGIVNVGGFMEYFVLQNTRLNLVVKMADIIAGCISTAIRNIRGVSIPYALPD, encoded by the coding sequence ATGAATGGCGCTTGGGATAAAAGGGCCGGCTATGCGGCGGAAGCCACCGCGCTCTCTTTGAAAATACCCTACAACGAACCTGCCGTGATGCAGCGGCTGTCCGAGCGGCTCACGCGAGAGCTGCTTCACCTTCCCTCCGACCGGCAGATCGTCGTCGTCTGCGTCGGCACCGACAGGTCCACGGGCGACGCGCTCGGCCCGCTCGTAGGGACGACGCTCGCTAGACATGCTCAGGGCTTGTTCGATCTGTACGGGACCCTTGACGAACCCGTACACGCGATGAATTTGAGCGAGACGCTGTACAAGATCATGCGCAACTCCAAGCAGCCTTATGTAATCGCCATCGACGCCTGTCTCGGACAAGTTGCGAGCGTCGGCTGTATCCATCTTGCTTCGGGTCCCGTACGTCCGGGCGCCGGCGTGAACAAGGACTTGCCCCCGGTCGGCGATATTCATATGACGGGCATCGTAAACGTTGGCGGATTTATGGAATACTTCGTTCTTCAAAATACGAGACTCAATCTGGTCGTGAAGATGGCCGACATCATCGCCGGCTGCATCTCCACCGCCATTCGCAATATTCGCGGAGTCTCTATTCCTTACGCGCTGCCTGACTGA
- the mnmG gene encoding tRNA uridine-5-carboxymethylaminomethyl(34) synthesis enzyme MnmG: MGYVAGEYDVIVVGAGHAGVEAALAAARMGCETLLLTINLDMIAFMPCNPSVGGPAKGHVVREIDALGGEMGRNIDKTFIQMRMLNTGKGPAVHALRAQADKFLYQHEMKETIEREEKLTLRQGMAEELIVEDGICRGIITKTGAEYHSKTVVITTGTYLRGKVIMGELMYESGPNNQQPSVKLSESLRENGLKLVRFKTGTPPRVHKDTIDFSKTEIQPGDDKPKYFSYETEYSERAGEQLPCWLTYTSEDTHKIINDNLHRAPMFSGAIEGTGPRYCPSIEDKIVRFADKPKHQIFLEPEGANTKEYYVQGLSTSMPEEVQLQILRSIPGLEQVEMMRTGYAIEYDAVVPTQLWPSLETKVISGLFTAGQINGTSGYEEAAGQGIMAGINAARKAQDKEPVIIDRSQGYIGVMIDDLVTKGTNEPYRLLTSRAEYRLLLRHDNADLRLTPLGKEIGLISDARFALFEEKKQKVEAELARLKEIRIRPDEATQALLATIDSAPLQNTVDGVTLLRRPEVTYAHIEGFSPSPAILSEDMKEQVEIQIKYTGYIEKQLAQVEKLAKMEKKRIPDDIDYSAVHGLATEAKQKLHQIRPLNIGQASRISGVTPADLSILLVHLEHYNRVTAARSS, from the coding sequence GTGGGATATGTAGCAGGCGAGTACGACGTTATTGTCGTCGGCGCCGGGCATGCAGGCGTTGAAGCTGCGCTTGCGGCTGCGCGTATGGGCTGCGAGACGCTTTTGCTTACCATTAATCTTGATATGATCGCCTTTATGCCTTGCAATCCGTCTGTAGGCGGACCGGCCAAGGGACACGTCGTTCGCGAGATCGATGCGCTAGGCGGAGAGATGGGACGCAATATCGATAAGACTTTTATTCAGATGCGGATGCTGAATACCGGTAAAGGACCGGCTGTGCATGCGCTGCGTGCGCAAGCGGATAAATTTCTGTATCAACATGAGATGAAGGAGACGATTGAGCGGGAGGAGAAGCTGACGCTTCGCCAAGGAATGGCCGAAGAGCTGATCGTCGAAGATGGGATCTGCCGGGGCATCATTACGAAGACTGGTGCGGAGTACCATTCCAAGACGGTGGTCATTACGACGGGCACTTACTTGCGCGGCAAGGTTATCATGGGTGAGCTGATGTATGAGAGCGGTCCGAATAATCAGCAGCCGTCGGTGAAGCTGTCCGAATCGCTGCGGGAGAACGGATTGAAGCTCGTGCGATTCAAGACGGGGACGCCGCCGCGCGTTCACAAGGACACGATCGATTTCTCGAAGACGGAGATTCAACCGGGCGACGACAAGCCCAAGTATTTTTCTTACGAAACGGAATACTCCGAGCGGGCAGGCGAACAGCTGCCATGCTGGCTGACCTACACGTCCGAAGATACGCACAAGATCATTAACGATAACTTGCATCGCGCGCCGATGTTCTCCGGGGCGATCGAGGGGACAGGTCCGCGTTATTGTCCTTCAATCGAAGATAAAATCGTTCGCTTCGCGGATAAGCCCAAGCACCAGATCTTCCTGGAGCCTGAGGGTGCAAACACGAAGGAATATTACGTGCAGGGATTGTCGACGAGCATGCCTGAAGAGGTTCAACTGCAGATTCTGCGATCGATTCCTGGGCTGGAGCAAGTAGAGATGATGCGTACGGGCTATGCGATTGAGTACGATGCGGTTGTGCCGACACAGCTGTGGCCGTCCTTAGAGACAAAGGTTATATCCGGCCTGTTTACGGCAGGACAGATTAACGGCACGTCCGGTTACGAAGAGGCGGCAGGACAAGGCATCATGGCCGGTATCAACGCTGCACGCAAGGCCCAGGACAAGGAACCGGTCATTATCGATCGTTCCCAGGGATATATCGGCGTCATGATCGACGACTTGGTCACAAAAGGAACGAATGAGCCTTATCGTCTGCTCACGTCCCGCGCAGAATATCGCTTGCTTCTCCGTCACGACAACGCGGATCTGCGCCTGACCCCGCTGGGCAAGGAAATCGGCTTGATCTCCGACGCGCGGTTTGCTTTATTCGAAGAGAAGAAGCAGAAGGTAGAGGCGGAGCTCGCGAGACTAAAGGAGATCCGCATCCGACCGGACGAGGCTACGCAAGCACTATTGGCTACGATTGATTCGGCGCCGCTTCAAAACACTGTTGACGGAGTTACGCTGCTTCGCCGGCCAGAAGTCACCTATGCGCATATCGAGGGTTTTTCTCCGTCTCCCGCGATTTTGTCTGAGGATATGAAGGAGCAGGTTGAGATCCAGATCAAGTACACGGGATACATCGAAAAGCAGCTTGCGCAGGTTGAAAAGCTCGCCAAGATGGAAAAGAAGCGCATTCCCGACGATATCGACTATAGCGCGGTGCACGGACTGGCGACTGAAGCCAAGCAGAAGCTGCACCAGATTCGTCCGCTAAATATCGGGCAAGCATCGCGAATCTCCGGCGTCACGCCAGCCGACTTGTCCATTTTGCTCGTACACCTGGAGCATTATAATCGTGTGACGGCAGCCAGGAGCAGCTGA
- a CDS encoding ParB/RepB/Spo0J family partition protein: MSKRLGKGLDALITSLSIKEDDKIVEIPLAQLRANPYQPRKTFEEEAIKELAESIREHGVIQPIIVRTALRGFEIIAGERRFRASQLLGNPTIPAVVRAYSDQQVMEIALIENVQREDLNAIEVAIAYQSIMNQFALTQEELSLKVGKSRSHIANFLRLLALPDEIKDHVSRGTLSMGHARALAGIKEDAKRKDLAKQTLANNWSVRELENAVQQMDAVVKGKTVKAKAKKRDPYIEEIEETLRERFQTTVRIKPNKEKGRIELAYFSKGDLERLLEILQAVKA, translated from the coding sequence ATGAGCAAGCGGCTAGGTAAAGGGCTCGACGCCCTGATCACGTCTTTATCCATCAAGGAAGACGACAAGATCGTAGAGATTCCGTTGGCGCAACTCCGCGCGAATCCCTATCAACCGCGTAAGACGTTTGAAGAAGAAGCAATCAAAGAACTAGCCGAGTCGATTCGCGAGCACGGCGTCATTCAACCGATAATCGTTCGTACGGCTCTCCGCGGTTTTGAGATCATTGCTGGCGAACGTCGATTTAGAGCTTCGCAGCTCCTGGGCAATCCTACGATCCCTGCAGTCGTTCGTGCTTACAGCGATCAACAAGTGATGGAAATTGCACTTATCGAAAATGTACAGCGCGAGGATCTGAACGCGATTGAAGTTGCCATTGCCTATCAATCGATTATGAATCAATTTGCATTAACGCAAGAAGAACTCTCGCTCAAGGTCGGCAAGTCTCGTTCCCACATTGCCAACTTCCTTCGACTTCTCGCACTGCCGGATGAGATCAAAGATCATGTTTCACGTGGAACATTGTCGATGGGACACGCTAGAGCATTGGCGGGAATTAAGGAAGACGCCAAGCGCAAAGATCTGGCGAAGCAGACGCTGGCTAACAATTGGAGCGTCCGCGAGCTGGAGAACGCCGTGCAACAGATGGACGCGGTCGTGAAAGGCAAAACCGTCAAAGCAAAAGCTAAAAAGCGCGACCCATATATTGAGGAGATCGAAGAGACGCTGCGCGAACGGTTCCAGACGACGGTGCGAATCAAGCCGAACAAGGAAAAGGGACGCATCGAACTGGCCTATTTCAGCAAAGGGGATCTGGAACGCTTGCTAGAGATCCTGCAAGCAGTCAAAGCATAA
- a CDS encoding mechanosensitive ion channel family protein produces the protein MAGYPQAFLLEGAGETIEKKLTLWQQFVNDIWDSLSDTHMWMGVLKVVLRILVILIVSRIIRIVINRLVDNFMNPKASRRLKLRTRRVQTVGKLLKNAATYIINFIVLLLVLNEFNINLAPLLAGAGVIGLAIGFGAQSLVKDVITGFFVILEDHFSVGDVIEVGGKFKGTVEMIGLRATRIRSWTGEVYILPNGNISDVTNYSVNNALAVVDVSVAATENLDHMAEIVKNAAAKFEDTNIVGRAEFLGIQSVTASDVILRLTVLCRPNTQATVSRHLNAEVKKAFEAAGIPRYYSIEAMERAGS, from the coding sequence ATGGCCGGATATCCACAAGCGTTTTTGCTGGAAGGTGCCGGGGAGACGATTGAAAAAAAGCTAACGCTTTGGCAGCAATTCGTAAACGATATATGGGATTCGCTAAGCGATACCCACATGTGGATGGGCGTGCTCAAGGTTGTTCTGCGGATTCTGGTTATCCTCATCGTCAGCCGGATTATTCGCATCGTAATTAATCGCCTTGTTGATAACTTTATGAATCCCAAAGCATCAAGGCGACTCAAGCTCAGAACTAGAAGGGTTCAGACAGTGGGCAAGCTGCTCAAAAACGCAGCGACCTATATTATTAATTTTATCGTTCTGCTGCTCGTGCTGAACGAATTCAATATTAATCTTGCGCCGCTGCTCGCGGGAGCGGGTGTGATCGGACTGGCGATCGGCTTTGGCGCCCAGAGCTTGGTGAAGGACGTAATTACGGGATTTTTCGTGATCCTCGAGGATCATTTCTCGGTCGGCGACGTGATCGAGGTTGGGGGCAAGTTCAAAGGGACGGTCGAAATGATCGGTCTGCGCGCGACGCGGATCCGCAGCTGGACCGGTGAGGTATACATCCTGCCGAACGGCAACATCTCGGATGTCACGAATTATTCGGTCAACAATGCGCTGGCCGTCGTGGACGTGTCCGTAGCGGCGACTGAGAACCTAGATCATATGGCGGAGATCGTCAAAAATGCTGCCGCAAAGTTCGAAGATACGAATATCGTAGGCAGGGCGGAGTTTCTCGGCATACAATCGGTAACCGCAAGCGACGTGATCCTGCGACTGACGGTGCTGTGCCGGCCCAATACACAGGCAACCGTATCCAGGCATCTGAATGCGGAGGTTAAGAAGGCATTCGAAGCCGCGGGCATTCCGCGTTATTATTCGATCGAGGCCATGGAGAGGGCGGGGAGTTAA
- the rsmG gene encoding 16S rRNA (guanine(527)-N(7))-methyltransferase RsmG produces the protein MADELRHWFSERVQADLGIELSDTQLIQYESYYRLLVEWNEKMNLTGITEREAVYEKHFYDSLTLGVLPEAVSATSMADIGAGAGFPSIPFKIAFPQLEVTIIDSLAKRIRFLQAVVDELQLSNVTLVHGRAEDIGRLSEHRDRYDLVTARAVARLAGLNELCLPFVKIEGHFIAMKGSDHTAELQESARSIRLLNAKLRYTRELKLPLEQSERQLIVIGKLGKTPKEYPRKAGVPLKQPLV, from the coding sequence ATGGCGGACGAACTGCGGCATTGGTTCAGCGAGCGAGTTCAAGCCGACTTGGGGATCGAGCTGAGCGACACTCAACTCATCCAGTATGAGTCGTATTACCGCTTGCTTGTCGAGTGGAACGAGAAGATGAATTTGACGGGAATTACGGAACGAGAAGCCGTTTATGAGAAGCACTTCTACGATTCGTTGACCTTGGGCGTTTTGCCCGAGGCTGTATCGGCTACCAGTATGGCGGACATCGGAGCGGGCGCCGGCTTCCCGTCCATTCCTTTTAAAATCGCGTTTCCCCAACTGGAAGTCACGATTATCGACTCTCTCGCCAAGCGCATCCGTTTCTTACAGGCGGTAGTTGATGAGCTGCAGCTGAGTAATGTTACACTCGTACATGGCAGAGCGGAGGACATTGGTCGATTAAGCGAACACCGCGACCGGTATGACCTCGTCACAGCTCGGGCAGTAGCTCGGCTCGCGGGACTGAACGAGCTTTGCCTTCCCTTTGTTAAAATTGAAGGGCACTTCATAGCAATGAAGGGATCGGATCACACGGCTGAGCTCCAGGAGAGCGCCAGGAGCATACGTCTTCTCAATGCAAAACTTAGATATACGCGCGAGCTTAAATTACCGCTAGAGCAATCCGAGCGTCAGTTGATCGTAATCGGCAAGCTTGGAAAGACGCCAAAAGAATATCCTCGCAAGGCGGGAGTTCCTCTCAAGCAGCCACTTGTTTAA
- the noc gene encoding nucleoid occlusion protein — protein MREPLSRLFGLSERSGQEEVRQIAVVDIVPSPYQPRSVFDDDRIDELCQTIKTLGIIQPIVVRVRDGKYELIAGERRWRAVTKLGMEHIPAIVREINDSQAASMALIENLQREGLTSIEEAVAYQKLIDLHQLTQESLAQRLGKSQSTIANKIRLLQLGENVKLALMERKITERHARAMLALPNEEAQDKLLQEIIDKELNVKQTETRVAFLLEASKPAKSRRVSFSKDIRLAINTIRQSVDMVTGSGIPIKSSERDMDDHIEIVIKIPKKNNSNPS, from the coding sequence ATGAGAGAACCGTTATCTCGTTTGTTCGGATTGTCCGAACGGAGCGGCCAGGAAGAAGTTCGGCAGATTGCCGTAGTGGATATCGTCCCGAGCCCTTATCAACCCAGGTCCGTCTTTGATGACGACCGGATCGACGAGCTATGTCAGACGATCAAGACGCTTGGCATCATCCAGCCGATCGTAGTCCGTGTCCGGGATGGAAAATACGAGCTCATAGCGGGAGAACGCCGCTGGCGTGCGGTCACCAAGTTGGGCATGGAACACATCCCGGCGATCGTAAGAGAAATTAACGATTCCCAAGCCGCCTCGATGGCTTTGATCGAAAATCTTCAACGCGAAGGTCTGACTTCAATTGAGGAAGCCGTCGCTTACCAAAAACTGATCGATCTGCATCAGTTGACGCAAGAGAGTTTGGCGCAGCGTCTGGGCAAAAGCCAGTCGACGATCGCCAATAAGATTCGTCTGCTTCAGCTGGGAGAGAATGTTAAGCTGGCGCTGATGGAGCGCAAAATCACGGAACGCCATGCTCGTGCCATGCTGGCGCTGCCGAATGAAGAAGCGCAGGACAAGCTGCTTCAAGAAATCATCGACAAGGAACTGAATGTTAAGCAAACGGAAACTCGCGTCGCTTTTCTACTTGAGGCGAGCAAGCCTGCCAAATCGCGTCGCGTATCCTTTTCTAAGGACATTCGGCTTGCCATCAATACCATAAGACAATCTGTAGATATGGTCACAGGTTCTGGCATCCCGATTAAATCAAGCGAACGCGATATGGACGATCATATTGAAATTGTCATCAAGATACCAAAGAAAAACAACAGCAATCCAAGCTAG